The DNA segment TAATGACGTCGGATTGCGTCTTGGCTACCGGCCCCTTCGGATCCAATACCGTAAGAGTACTGCAGCCGGACAGGAAGACAAGCAGCGCTGAAAATGCGATTAACAGCAGCCCTCTTCTTTTCATAGATACCGTTACCCCTTTCTAAACAGTAAGCTTCCACGATCATGAACAACGAGAAACAATATACGTGAGAACTTAAGTATTACAACTAAGAACAATGTTAGGAGTCGGCAAAAACAAAAACAAACCATAGAGAAAGGCAATTCTGTAATATTTTTACAGTTAGTCACAACTAGGCTTCCCTTTACTACACCTAAAAAGCCGATATTCAGCCGTATTCGCTCAAAAAACGTCAAATTCGGCGATTTTGATAATTGTTCACAATGAACGCTTTCGGCGCTTAAGTTCGCAAAATTGTCATAATAAACCCCGTGCTTTGTAACTAAAATCACATACATCGCCTTCACGTTCAGGTATGTCGAATATTGGCGGGTTTTGACACTTCAGAAGAGGATTAGAGGAATAAGAGAGGGGGCTGAGCCAGCATCCCTTGCAGACCGGACGCGGCTCAAGCCCATCATACAAATTTTGTGCATGCCATTGCTAGCAACTGGTTTACAACAGTTCTTTACGAAGCTGTTCCGGGGATTTCGGGGACAACAGGCCAAATGGAATATCAAATACGGTTCTCGCCCCGGATTCGCCAGCTTGGGATAGCTTATAGGCAGCACGGGCATAGGCTACCAGAACACTTGCTGTAAATTCGGGGTTGCTGTCGAGCTTCAAGCCGAATTCCATAATTTGCGTATTGTTCTCTCCCGTACGGCCGCTTCTCAGTACATTTCCCCCATGCGGCATGGCGGAATGCTTCGCCTTCAGTTCTTCTTCACTTATAAAATGAACCGTTGTCTCGTAGTCGGCAAAATAGTTAGGCATTTCCTTGATTTCACGTTCAATCTGTCCTAGATCAGCACCATCTTCAGCGACAACATAGCATTCCCGCATATGCTTCTCTCGCGTGGACAACTCCGGATTTTCCCCATTACGGACGCGATCTACAGCCGCTTCAACCGGAATAGTATACTGCACTCCGCCCTTCACGCCATTCACACGGCGAATCGCATCAGAATGCCCCTGGCTTACGCCCTTTCCCCAGAAAGTATACTCATTGCCCTCAGGAAGAATAGCTTGTCCAAGCAGACGATTTAAAGAGAATAGACCGGGATCCCATCCTGTCGAGATGACGCTCACATTCCCCCCTTTTGCGGCAGAGGCATTGACTAATTCGAAATACTCAGGAATTTTTGCATGGTTGTCGTAGCTGTCCACCGTGTTAAACATGGCGGCTAGCTCCGGCCCTTGCTGCGGAAGATCCGTGGCCGAGCCTCCACAAAGAATCAACACGTCGATATCGCCTTTGTATTTCTCCAACTCGGAAATATGCACGACACCACCAGCCGCCGCTACATCATCCGGGTTTCTCCTTGAAAAAATTGCGCGGAGCTCCATATCTGGATTTTGCTTAATTGCTTTCTCCACGCCACGTCCTAAATTCCCATATCCTACGATACCCACTTTGATGTTCGATGCCACTTTACGTATCCTCCTTCAAAATCAGCTCTTCATTATTTTATCTTACTATGGGTCATTTTTAAATCTTTAGCCTCATAAGCAAAGCACTACTATCCCCATAATAATAAGCACATCGCAATTTTTTTCACAAAAATGTCAATTGTTCCGTTTTTACCCCTCCTCGTAAACAGAAGACCGCCTAACGCAAAATA comes from the Paenibacillus lentus genome and includes:
- a CDS encoding diaminopimelate dehydrogenase — encoded protein: MASNIKVGIVGYGNLGRGVEKAIKQNPDMELRAIFSRRNPDDVAAAGGVVHISELEKYKGDIDVLILCGGSATDLPQQGPELAAMFNTVDSYDNHAKIPEYFELVNASAAKGGNVSVISTGWDPGLFSLNRLLGQAILPEGNEYTFWGKGVSQGHSDAIRRVNGVKGGVQYTIPVEAAVDRVRNGENPELSTREKHMRECYVVAEDGADLGQIEREIKEMPNYFADYETTVHFISEEELKAKHSAMPHGGNVLRSGRTGENNTQIMEFGLKLDSNPEFTASVLVAYARAAYKLSQAGESGARTVFDIPFGLLSPKSPEQLRKELL